The following proteins come from a genomic window of Achromobacter deleyi:
- a CDS encoding pyruvate dehydrogenase complex dihydrolipoamide acetyltransferase, with translation MAHLIKLPSVAADADVGTLHQWLKQEGDTVAVGEALAEIETEKAIVEINTEHAGVLGRIVVQAGPASVPINTVIGVLLAPGEDASAIDKALAEHGAGAAPAGASAAAATAAATSAASATAPASALAPSATAGAAAPASPDAAIAPGTRRFASPLARRLAAQWHVNLLEVQGTGPRGRIVRRDVEAARDRAPVAAAPQASRAAGRRVPHSGMRRAIARRLTESKQQVPHFYLTVDCRMDALLALRAQANQGGAVKLSVNDFIVRAAALALREVPEVNASWHDDAIEFHAGADISVAVATDGGLVTPIVRDADVKPLSAIAGEIVELAGRSKVNRLKPEEFTGGSLTVSNLGMYGIKQFAAIINPPQAAILAVGAAERRPVVDDNGDLQAATVMTVTLSADHRVVDGAVGARWLAAFRMLIENPVRILL, from the coding sequence GTGGCACACCTTATCAAGCTCCCCTCCGTCGCGGCCGATGCCGACGTCGGCACGCTGCACCAGTGGCTCAAGCAGGAAGGCGACACGGTCGCCGTGGGCGAGGCGCTGGCGGAAATCGAAACCGAGAAAGCGATCGTCGAGATCAACACCGAACACGCGGGCGTGCTCGGCCGCATCGTGGTGCAGGCCGGCCCGGCGTCGGTGCCGATCAACACCGTGATCGGCGTGCTGCTGGCGCCTGGCGAAGACGCCAGCGCGATCGACAAGGCGCTGGCGGAACACGGCGCGGGCGCCGCGCCGGCCGGGGCATCGGCCGCCGCAGCAACGGCTGCCGCAACATCGGCTGCCTCGGCAACGGCCCCCGCAAGCGCTCTCGCTCCGTCCGCGACGGCCGGCGCCGCCGCACCGGCCTCGCCCGACGCCGCCATTGCCCCCGGCACCCGCCGCTTCGCCAGCCCGCTGGCGCGCCGCCTGGCCGCGCAATGGCACGTCAACCTGCTCGAAGTGCAAGGCACCGGCCCGCGCGGCCGCATCGTGCGCCGCGACGTCGAAGCCGCGCGTGACCGCGCCCCCGTTGCCGCCGCGCCCCAGGCCAGCCGCGCCGCCGGCCGCCGCGTGCCGCATTCCGGCATGCGCCGCGCCATCGCCCGCCGCCTGACCGAAAGCAAGCAGCAGGTGCCGCACTTCTACCTGACGGTGGATTGCCGCATGGACGCCTTGCTGGCCCTGCGCGCGCAGGCCAACCAGGGGGGCGCGGTCAAGCTGTCGGTCAATGACTTCATCGTGCGCGCCGCCGCCCTGGCGCTGCGCGAGGTGCCCGAGGTCAACGCCAGCTGGCACGATGACGCCATCGAATTCCACGCCGGCGCCGACATCAGCGTCGCCGTGGCCACCGACGGCGGCCTGGTCACGCCCATCGTGCGCGACGCCGACGTCAAGCCGCTGTCCGCCATCGCCGGCGAGATCGTCGAGCTGGCCGGGCGCTCCAAGGTCAATCGCCTCAAGCCCGAGGAATTCACCGGCGGCTCGCTGACGGTCAGCAACCTGGGCATGTACGGCATCAAGCAGTTCGCCGCCATCATCAACCCGCCGCAGGCGGCGATCCTGGCGGTGGGCGCGGCCGAACGCCGACCCGTGGTGGACGACAACGGCGACCTGCAGGCCGCCACCGTCATGACCGTGACGCTGTCGGCCGACCACCGCGTGGTGGACGGCGCCGTCGGCGCGCGCTGGCTGGCCGCCTTCCGCATGCTGATCGAAAACCCCGTGCGCATCCTGCTGTGA
- a CDS encoding VOC family protein, with translation MSAALRMSVPMEVGICCADLDAQLAFYTEVVGLALVNRVSVPADKARATGLTQHGYDVARLQTSYGERIKLLQPAVAPEPAVRGAAILDRQGNAYLTFIVHDLAGTVERLRARGVAFDSDPAPMEVRPGTWLAFFRDPEGNVLELVEYDDPAAYRPDLAVRAE, from the coding sequence ATGAGCGCCGCCCTGCGCATGAGCGTGCCGATGGAAGTCGGCATTTGCTGCGCCGACCTGGACGCGCAGCTGGCGTTCTACACCGAGGTGGTCGGCCTGGCCCTGGTGAACCGCGTCAGCGTGCCGGCTGACAAGGCCCGCGCCACCGGCCTGACGCAGCATGGCTATGACGTGGCGCGCCTGCAGACCTCGTATGGCGAGCGCATCAAGCTGTTGCAACCGGCCGTGGCGCCGGAGCCGGCGGTGCGCGGCGCCGCCATCCTGGACCGCCAGGGCAACGCCTACCTGACCTTCATCGTGCACGACCTGGCCGGCACCGTCGAGCGCCTGCGGGCGCGCGGCGTGGCCTTCGACAGCGACCCGGCGCCGATGGAAGTGCGGCCCGGCACCTGGCTGGCCTTCTTCCGCGACCCCGAAGGCAATGTGCTGGAACTGGTCGAATACGACGACCCGGCGGCCTACCGGCCTGACCTGGCCGTGCGCGCAGAATAG
- a CDS encoding alpha-ketoacid dehydrogenase subunit alpha/beta, translated as MATYQPLGSQAPWRQLTVEASDWQQADPALLATMLTQLHWIRAFEEAVLDLAAEGLVHGPAHSSVGQEGGAVGSVLALGAGDQINGSHRGHHQFLAKALQHVAPLGLDPRNPLTPAIDEVLHKTLAEIMGLAQGYCRGRGGSMHLRWLEAGALGTNAIVGGGVPLAAGAAWAHHHAGTDRVAVTYFGDGAVNIGSVLETMNLTAAWKTPLCFFIENNRYAVSTTVEESTAEPRLSARGQAFNIPAWQVDGMDPLAVHLAMSEAVAHMRAGNGPTIIEVDVYRFFHQNGPFPGSAFGYRSKDEEAQWRRRDPLDKIAAEMIGRQLITQAEVDALRQRCKDVMKDVSGRLTEAADGGKRRVRADLWPRPDFRDVGLRSDGSELADLRYQDAADYAGARAERKFVDAVADVLDRRMETDPGVVVLGEDVHRLKGGTNGATRGLKDKYPDRVLGTPISENAFAGLGGGLAMDGRYKPVVEFMYPDFMWVAADQIFNQIGKARHMFGGDIDVPFVLRTKVAMGTGYGSQHSMDPAGVFATAPGWRIVAPSTPYEYIGLMNTALASKDPVLVIEHVDLYASSGEVPDGDLDYAIPFGKARVRRGGSKVTVLTYLSMVSRALKAAEETGVDAEVIDLRTLDRASLDWDTIGASIQKTNNVLIVEQGARGTSYGAMLADEIQRRYFDWLDQPVKRVTGGEASPSISKVLERAAFADTEEVTAGLNDVLADLGERA; from the coding sequence ATGGCCACCTACCAACCGCTTGGCTCCCAGGCGCCCTGGCGGCAACTGACGGTCGAGGCCTCGGACTGGCAACAGGCCGACCCCGCGCTGCTGGCCACCATGCTGACGCAGCTGCACTGGATCCGCGCCTTCGAGGAAGCGGTGCTGGACTTGGCCGCCGAAGGCCTGGTGCACGGCCCCGCCCACTCGTCGGTCGGCCAGGAAGGCGGCGCCGTCGGCTCGGTGCTGGCGCTGGGCGCCGGCGACCAGATCAACGGCTCGCACCGCGGCCACCACCAGTTCCTGGCCAAGGCGCTGCAACACGTCGCGCCGCTGGGCCTGGACCCGCGCAACCCGCTCACGCCCGCCATCGACGAAGTGCTGCACAAGACCCTGGCCGAGATCATGGGCCTGGCGCAAGGCTACTGCCGCGGCCGTGGCGGCAGCATGCACCTGCGCTGGCTGGAAGCCGGCGCGCTCGGCACCAACGCCATCGTCGGCGGCGGCGTGCCGCTGGCGGCCGGCGCGGCCTGGGCCCATCACCACGCCGGCACCGACCGCGTGGCGGTGACGTACTTCGGCGACGGCGCCGTCAACATCGGCTCGGTGCTCGAGACGATGAACCTGACCGCCGCGTGGAAGACGCCGCTGTGCTTCTTCATCGAGAACAACCGCTACGCCGTGTCCACCACGGTCGAGGAATCAACCGCCGAGCCGCGCCTGTCGGCCCGCGGCCAGGCCTTCAACATCCCGGCCTGGCAGGTCGACGGCATGGATCCGCTGGCCGTGCACCTGGCCATGTCGGAAGCCGTGGCGCACATGCGCGCCGGCAACGGCCCCACCATCATCGAGGTGGACGTCTACCGCTTCTTCCACCAGAACGGCCCCTTCCCCGGCAGCGCCTTCGGCTACCGCAGCAAGGACGAAGAGGCGCAGTGGCGCCGCCGCGATCCGCTCGACAAGATCGCCGCCGAGATGATCGGCCGCCAGCTCATCACCCAGGCCGAAGTCGACGCCCTGCGCCAGCGCTGCAAGGACGTGATGAAGGACGTGTCGGGCCGCCTGACCGAGGCCGCCGACGGCGGCAAACGCCGCGTGCGCGCCGACCTGTGGCCGCGCCCCGACTTCCGCGACGTGGGCCTGCGCAGCGACGGCTCGGAACTGGCCGATCTGCGCTACCAGGACGCCGCCGACTACGCCGGCGCCCGCGCCGAGCGCAAGTTCGTGGACGCGGTGGCCGACGTGCTCGACCGCCGCATGGAAACCGACCCCGGCGTGGTGGTGCTGGGCGAGGACGTACACCGCCTGAAGGGCGGCACCAACGGCGCCACCCGCGGCCTGAAGGACAAGTACCCCGACCGCGTGCTGGGCACGCCGATCTCCGAGAACGCCTTTGCCGGCCTGGGCGGCGGCCTGGCCATGGACGGCCGCTACAAGCCGGTGGTGGAATTCATGTACCCCGACTTCATGTGGGTCGCGGCCGACCAGATCTTCAACCAGATCGGCAAGGCCCGCCACATGTTCGGCGGCGACATCGACGTGCCGTTCGTGCTGCGCACCAAGGTCGCGATGGGCACGGGCTACGGCTCGCAGCACTCGATGGACCCGGCCGGCGTCTTCGCCACGGCCCCGGGCTGGCGCATCGTCGCGCCGTCCACGCCGTATGAGTACATCGGCCTGATGAACACCGCGCTGGCCTCCAAGGACCCGGTGCTGGTGATCGAGCACGTCGACCTGTACGCCTCGTCGGGCGAGGTCCCCGACGGCGACCTGGACTACGCCATTCCGTTTGGCAAGGCGCGCGTGCGCCGCGGCGGTTCCAAGGTCACGGTGCTGACCTACCTGTCGATGGTCAGCCGCGCGCTCAAGGCCGCCGAAGAGACCGGCGTCGACGCCGAAGTCATCGACCTGCGCACGCTGGACCGCGCCAGCCTGGACTGGGACACCATCGGCGCCAGCATCCAGAAGACCAACAACGTGCTGATCGTCGAACAGGGCGCGCGCGGCACCTCGTACGGCGCCATGCTGGCCGACGAGATCCAGCGCCGCTACTTCGACTGGCTCGACCAGCCGGTCAAGCGCGTCACCGGCGGCGAGGCCTCGCCCAGCATCTCCAAGGTGCTGGAACGCGCGGCCTTCGCCGACACCGAGGAAGTCACCGCCGGCCTGAACGACGTGCTGGCCGACCTGGGAGAGCGCGCATGA